Proteins from a genomic interval of Trichoderma breve strain T069 chromosome 2, whole genome shotgun sequence:
- a CDS encoding male sterility protein domain-containing protein: protein MTTSTIASSVADAPKATTFVFGGHIGTQSKKSLEKPVKQFLSGPNATWILEAVSGLPHYWEALVEKIPEIAGAVSGAELLKDFDSWLRNGISEGDLLAPETELPNILIGPLMVAIQLDQYWRYLEFRLDDASISDPQAELVKQQQQQQQTTTRPVETLGFCAGLISAVAVASSHDRAEFEKYGAVAVRIGMLMAALVDARESRDEARGMGGSVSFGTAWRSGTKQGNDMTSIVSSLTPDAYVSVLFDEARATVSTSERVAPTLVRRLRAAGVTAVPLPFKGHMHTPGVERKRQTEALIELCRVGPNGAGLQFPAAAQLALPTFSNSADGSHVSPDETDLTGMLLRAILTQQFNWAGTMSKLLSASATAHKEVSLVAFGLDQCIPPTITRKFGPKQAHYEQLESHIESWKLQKISSLALATAKTAAPPTVNGPTLTVKDEPQTSVAPGKSNEEVIAIVGMSIKASGADDLEEFAAMLKTGKSQHELITAERMTPDMLFREPEEDPKKKKSYYGNFLRDSDAFDHKFFKRSPRESQAMDPQCRLAMQVAYQAVEQSGYFTEPKLTSKEQEHVGAYLGVCGVDYEQNTACHAASAFTATGALRSFITGRIAHFFGWTGPAMTFDTACSSSTVALHTACRDLLSGEATSALVGGVNIMTSMQWMQNLSAGSFLSPTGQCKPFDADADGYCRGEGVAFVFLKKLSDAEAAGNTVLGTIRATAVYQNLNITPLFVPNVPSLSQLFKDVIRKAGVDPSEISLVEAHGTGTAVGDPAEYESVKLALASPHRNAVVPIGSVKGHVGHTEGASGMIALVKVLMMMRDNFIPPQASFTRMNPHTHASPADMMEVVTELRPWTAERKIALLNNYGACGSNASVVIDYSAPKALNNRLQAQTATETRQPFWIPGFDARSIAAYSKALSTYLRGRTGDKKVNLADVAFNLARQSNPSLPQGLIFSCQSLEELQGKLAQAAAATKETAAAAGIIISKSERPVVLCFGGQVSTFVGLDRALYERVAVLRHHLDACDAAATAAGLSSIFPAIFSREPIPDTVQLQTALFAMHFGEITALCVAGVLSLEDTVRLVAGRAKLVRDAWGPDSGAMMAVEADETVVQDLLKEANLNGDGSASIACYNGPRSFTLAGTTKAIDAVAAILASNSKFAGVGIKSKRLNVTNAFHSVLVEQLVDDLGKVGRDLKFQDAVIPIERATENESTGSLDWTFVPSHMRQPVFFNHAVQRLAKKHPQAIFLEAGSNSTITVMASRALAQVNSANTLAFQAVSITNTEKGLDGLADATVALWRQGLRVNFWPHHHSQASEYVQLLLPPYQFEKSRHWLEVKSPLEAVTKAAQAMIAASGVSTAGVGRVTEEAKGNKKLARFRINTSSDSYQRLFASHVIAQTAPICPATLEIDIAIEALFSLNANWRASGYSPTVHDLITHTPVCANSARTFYMDLSPLDKTETKWHFNLHSVAGNGGDPQAHAEATVRMHAPTDASYLQKFSRYERLVSHAQCEALLKLGLDSDGVEVLQGRNVYRAFTEVVDFGPVYRGVKYVVGREGESAGVIHKQHQGHTWLDVPMSDSFGQIAGIHVNLLTDDLPPADMFVATGCELLMRSPKAQPEVSGKENGPSVWHVLARHERQSDKAYTTDVFIFDASTGALTEIMLGLQYARVSKASMSKILTRFTADQEFLRKPTGAIAAAATAPHPPPVTVTVPSASVTAPIKTSAKPKKTKQKEKGFDITDAVRNLVADVSGIEASEITLDSEMAEVGIDSLMGMELAREVENKFKCTLNQAEMMEAVSLRQFVACVAKALGDAGTDTAEQDSDTADSDSAVEFMRSDETDDTASDITTPEPEEASTFSKPVSLSAGPATSNLTLAASDILECFGHVKLRTDDKIREFGIDSIARVGLASSNKLCTALVVEAFDELGSPLRTATPGQLLDRVAFLPQHGRMMEWVYGFLEREARLIDIDTATGQITRTHVAIPRKNSADLLDELVAAHPESAIPNRLAYYAGKNLAGVLSGSTDGIRVIFGSAEGRRLVQTMYCDYDFNRMHYDQMAEVITRLSSRLAQTGETLKVLEMGGGTGGTTNVIAPLLASLGIPVEYTFTDLSTSMVANARRKFAAQYPFMRFAVHDIEKPPAAELLGQHLVLASNAIHATRSLLESASNVHQALRPDGFLMILEMTESLPFVDIVFGLLEGWWLFNDGRTHAVVTAEHWERALHASGFGHVDWTDGERPENAFQKVIIALASGEPVARLPASVSSVEETKVVDRGDVAAREAEAERLVASYTAGWATPALDSAVIDASTASSPAVVIVTGATGSLGAHLVQSLAERQDVATVVCVNRQSSVPADQRQAEAFLSRGITLSPSAQEKLRVYETDTSKPQLGLPTQEYTRLAANATHIIHNAWPMSGTRPLKAFEPQLQTMRNLLDLAREIALGNPKTRIGFQFVSSIGVVGYADTSAGPQVLEDRVSIAAVMPSGYTEGKWVCERMIDETLHRYPGLFRATVTRPGQISGSSRSGFWNPVEHFAFLVKSAQALRVWPDFSGRLQWLPVDRSAGVVIDLLQLEKGDDAASYPVYHIDNPVGQPWEEMSPVLAAALDIPSQNVIPYADWIMRVRRSPLPADENPAVRIIDFLDGHFERMSCGGIILDTQKAKEHSATMAVQGAVGADIARAYVASWKAMGFLK from the exons ATGACTACTTCAACCATTGCATCTTCCGTGGCAGATGCGCCAAAAGCAACAACCTTTGTGTTCGGCGGTCACATTGGCACACAAAGCAAAAAATCACTCGAAAAGCCCGTAAAGCAATTCCTCAGCGGCCCCAACGCAACATGGATACTAGAGGCCGTCAGTGGACTGCCGCACTACTGGGAGGCCCTGGTAGAAAAGATCCCGGAGATCGCCGGCGCAGTCTCAGGTGCTGAATTGCTCAAGGACTTCGATTCATGGCTGCGAAATGGTATTTCTGAGGGCGACTTGCTTGCGCCTGAGACAGAGCTGCCTAATATTCTCATTGGGCCGTTGATGGTGGCTATCCAGCTGGACCAGTACTGGCGGTATCTGGAATTTCGGTTGGACGATGCTTCTATCTCAGACCCCCAAGCAGAACTCGTtaaacaacaacagcagcagcaacaaactACTACCCGCCCTGTGGAAACGCTGGGTTTCTGCGCTGGCCTCATCAGCGCCGTGGCAGTGGCGAGCTCCCACGACAGGGCTGAGTTTGAAAAGTACGGCGCCGTAGCAGTGCGCATCGGCATGCTCATGGCAGCTCTGGTAGACGCCCGCGAATCTCGAGACGAAGCTAGAGGTATGGGCGGATCGGTGTCGTTTGGAACCGCATGGCGAAGCGGCACCAAGCAAGGCAACGACATGACCAGCATCGTGTCATCGCTAACGCCAGACGCTTATGTATCGGTTCTCTTTGATGAGGCACGCGCTACAGTGTCAACTTCTGAACGTGTAGCTCCAACACTGGTGCGGAGACTTCGAGCTGCCGGCGTGACGGCGGTTCCACTCCCTTTCAAGGGCCACATGCACACGCCGGGAGTGGAGCGGAAGCGGCAGACGGAGGCGCTGATCGAGCTGTGCCGGGTGGGACCGAACGGCGCCGGGCTTCAGTTCCCGGCGGCCGCCCAACTGGCACTTCCGACATTCAGCAACTCGGCGGACGGGTCTCATGTATCTCCTGACGAGACGGATCTCACCGGAATGCTGCTGCGGGCGATTTTGACGCAGCAGTTCAACTGGGCTGGGACGATGTCGAAGCTGCTGTCGGCGTCAGCAACGGCGCATAAGGAAGTATCTCTGGTGGCTTTTGGGCTGGACCAGTGCATTCCACCAACAATAACGCGCAAGTTTGGACCAAAGCAGGCGCACTACGAACAGCTGGAGAGCCACATCGAGAGTTGGAAGCTCCAGAAGATCTCGTCGTTGGCTTTGGCTacggcgaagacggcggccCCACCTACGGTCAACGGCCCCACCTTGACAGTCAAGGACGAGCCTCAAACATCCGTAGCACCAGGAAAATCTAACGAGGAAGTCATCGCCATTGTGGGCATGTCTATTAAAGCCTCCGGGGCGGATGATCTGGAGGAGTTCGCAGCAATGCTCAAAACGGGCAAGTCGCAGCATGAGCTGATCACCGCAGAGCGGATGACGCCAGATATGCTCTTCCGGGAGCCAGAGGAGGacccgaagaagaagaagagctacTACGGCAACTTCTTACGGGACTCAGATGCTTTTGATCACAAATTCTTCAAGCGCAGCCCCAGGGAGAGCCAGGCAATGGATCCTCAGTGTCGCTTAGCGATGCAGGTAGCTTACCAGGCGGTCGAGCAGTCTGGCTACTTCACGGAGCCCAAATTGACGagcaaagaacaagaacacGTCGGTGCCTACCTGGGCGTGTGCGGCGTAGATTACGAGCAGAACACAGCCTGCCACGCAGCGAGCGCATTCACAGCTACAGGAGCTTTGAGAAGTTTCATCACTGGTCGGATCGCGCACTTCTTTGGCTGGACAGGTCCCGCAATGACATTCGACACGGCGTGTTCGTCGTCAACAGTAGCTTTGCACACGGCCTGCCGCGACCTGCTGTCTGGCGAGGCGACTTCTGCATTAGTTGGAGGCGTTAATATTATGACGAGCATGCAATGGATGCAGAACCTCAGCGCCGGCAGCTTCCTGAGTCCGACGGGTCAATGCAAGCCGTTTGACGCTGACGCCGACGGTTACTGCCGTGGAGAGGGAGTCGCTTTCGTCTTTCTCAAGAAGCTGTCGGATGCCGAAGCCGCCGGCAACACGGTGCTGGGCACCATCCGGGCGACGGCGGTATACCAGAACCTCAATATCACGCCGCTGTTCGTGCCCAACGTGCCATCGCTATCGCAGTTGTTCAAGGATGTGATCCGCAAGGCCGGTGTCGATCCGTCCGAAATTTCCTTGGTTGAGGCCCACGGCACCGGCACAGCAGTTGGTGACCCGGCCGAGTACGAGAGTGTCAAATTGGCGTTGGCTAGCCCGCATCGTAATGCTGTCGTGCCCATAGGCTCAGTTAAAGGCCATGTAGGCCACACGGAGGGTGCATCTGGAATGATTGCACTGGTGAAAGTGCTCATGATGATGCGCGACAACTTCATCCCGCCTCAGGCCAGTTTCACGCGCATGAATCCGCACACCCACGCCTCGCCGGCCGACATGATGGAGGTGGTGACCGAGTTGCGGCCGTGGACCGCCGAACGTAAGATTGCTCTGCTTAACAATTACGGCGCCTGCGGTTCCAATGCCAGTGTTGTCATTGACTACTCGGCTCCTAAGGCTTTGAACAACCGCCTGCAAGCTCAGACGGCGACAGAGACTCGGCAGCCCTTCTGGATCCCCGGATTCGACGCCCGCAGTATCGCAGCCTACAGCAAGGCACTGTCTACATACCTTCGTGGCCGTACCGGAGACAAGAAAGTAAACCTGGCCGACGTGGCGTTTAACCTGGCCCGCCAGTCGAATCCCAGCTTGCCTCAAGGGTTGATTTTCAGCTGTCAGTCGTTAGAAGAGCTGCAAGGAAAGCTGGCTCAGGCCGCCGCGGCCACTAAAGAAAcagccgctgccgccggcaTCATAATCTCTAAGTCAGAGCGGCCGGTTGTGCTGTGCTTCGGTGGTCAAGTTTCAACATTTGTCGGACTAGACCGCGCGCTATACGAGAGGGTCGCTGTCTTGCGACACCACCTGGATGCTTGCGATGCAGCTGCCACGGCGGCAGGCTTATCCAGCATTTTCCCTGCCATCTTTTCGCGCGAGCCCATCCCTGACACTGTCCAGTTACAGACGGCGCTGTTTGCCATGCA CTTCGGCGAGATCACGGCTCTCTGCGTCGCCGGTGTGCTAAGCCTCGAAGACACAGTTCGACTGGTCGCTGGCCGAGCAAAGCTGGTGCGTGATGCCTGGGGGCCGGATTCAGGGGCAATGATGGCCGTTGAGGCAGATGAGACTGTCGTCCAGGAtctgctcaaggaggccaactTGAACGGCGATGGCTCAGCCAGCATCGCTTGCTACAACGGCCCTCGCAGCTTCACACTGGCTGGTACGACCAAGGCCATCGATGCGGTGGCCGCCATCCTTGCTAGCAACAGCAAGTTTGCTGGGGTGGGCATCAAGAGCAAGCGGCTTAACGTGACCAATGCTTTCCACTCGGTGTTGGTAGAGCAGCTTGTCGACGATCTTGGAAAGGTCGGCCGGGACCTTAAGTTCCAAGACGCCGTGATCCCAATTGAACGGGCTACTGAGAATGAGTCCACAGGCTCGCTGGACTGGACCTTTGTGCCATCGCACATGCGCCAGCctgtcttcttcaaccacGCTGTACAACGGCTGGCCAAGAAACACCCACAGGCCATCTTCCTCGAAGCTGGATCAAACTCCACGATCACGGTGATGGCGAGCCGCGCGTTGGCCCAAGTCAATTCTGCCAATACACTCGCCTTCCAGGCTGTATCCATCACTAACACTGAAAAGGGCCTCGACGGACTCGCAGATGCCACGGTAGCGCTATGGAGGCAGGGCTTGCGCGTGAACTTCTGGCCTCATCACCACTCCCAGGCGAGCGAGTACGTGCAACTGCTTCTGCCGCCGTACCAGTTTGAGAAGTCACGCCACTGGCTGGAGGTAAAGTCGCCGCTGGAGGCTGTTACCAAGGCAGCCCAAGCCATGATCGCTGCGTCGGGAGTGTCTACTGCAGGAGTTGGACGCGTTACTGAG GAGGCcaaaggaaacaagaagctggcccGCTTCCGGATCAACACAAGCTCAGACTCGTATCAGCGCTTGTTTGCATCTCACGTTATTGCCCAGACGGCACCCATCTGTCCGGCAACGCTCGAGATCGACATAGCCATCGAAGCTCTCTTCAGCCTCAATGCGAACTGGCGGGCTTCTGGCTACTCTCCTACGGTTCACGATCTCATCACTCACACACCAGTATGTGCCAACTCGGCGCGTACCTTTTACATGGATCTGTCGCCGTTGGACAAGACCGAAACTAAGTGGCACTTTAACTTACACAGCGTCGCGGGCAACGGCGGCGACCCCCAGGCCCACGCCGAGGCCACAGTCCGCATGCACGCTCCAACTGATGCCTCCTATCTGCAAAAGTTTAGTCGTTACGAGCGTCTGGTCAGCCACGCTCAGTGTGAGGCCCTTCTAAagcttggccttgatagCGACGGCGTCGAGGTGCTGCAGGGCCGCAACGTGTACCGGGCCTTCACCGAAGTCGTTGATTTCGGACCGGTCTACCGCGGTGTCAAGTATGTGGTCGGCCGTGAAGGCGAGAGCGCTGGTGTAATTCATAAACAACACCAGGGTCATACCTGGCTCGACGTGCCCATGAGCGACTCGTTCGGCCAGATCGCCGGCATTCACGTGAATCTGCTGACCGACGACTTACCGCCAGCCGATATGTTCGTTGCCACCGGTTGCGAGTTGTTAATGCGATCGCCAAAGGCTCAGCCAGAGGTTTCTGGCAAAGAGAACGGCCCCAGTGTCTGGCACGTCCTTGCCCGTCACGAGCGCCAGTCCGACAAGGCGTATACAACCGACGTCTTTATCTTTGACGCCTCTACCGGCGCCCTGACAGAGATCATGTTGGGCCTGCAGTACGCACGCGTGTCCAAGGCGTCAATGAGCAAGATCCTCACACGCTTTACAGCGGACCAAGAGTTCCTTAGAAAACCAACAGGGgcgattgctgctgctgctactgctcctcatcctccccCCGTTACTGTTACTGTTCCCTCAGCTTCCGTTACTGCCCCTATCAAAACTAGCGCAAAGCcgaagaaaacaaagcaaaaggaaaagggctTCGACATTACTGATGCCGTCCGTAACCTGGTGGCTGATGTCTCCGGCATCGAGGCTAGCGAGATAACACTCGACAGCGAGATGGCCGAAGTTGGCATCGACTCACTTATGGGTATGGAGCTGGCTCGTGAGGTCGAGAATAAATTCAAGTGTACCCTCAACCAAgccgagatgatggaagcagTCAGCCTGCGCCAATTCGTCGCCTGCGTCGCAAAGGCGCTGGGAGATGCCGGAACAGACACTGCCGAGCAAGACTCGGATACTGCTGACAGCGACTCGGCCGTGGAATTTATGCGGTCGGACGAGACTGATGACACGGCCTCTGATATCACTACACCAGAGCCTGAAGAGGCATCTACTTTCTCCAAGCCCGTCTCGCTGTCAGCCGGTCCCGCTACCAGCAATCTGACCCTCGCTGCCTCTGACATTCTCGAGTGCTTCGGCCATGTTAAGTTGAGGACTGACGATAAAATACGCGAGTTTGGCATCGATAGCATCGCCCGTGTCGGCCTGGCTAGCAGCAATAAACTCTGTACAGCCCTTGTGGTTGAGGCTTTTGATGAGCTTGGGTCGCCACTGCGGACAGCTACTCCAgggcagctgctggatcgcGTAGCCTTCTTGCCGCAGCATGGCCGAATGATGGAATGGGTCTATGGCTTCCTGGAGCGTGAGGCACGTTTGATAGATATTGACACGGCAACAGGCCAGATCACACGCACACATGTGGCCATCCCGCGCAAGAACAGCGCCGATCTGCTCGACGAACTGGTAGCTGCGCATCCCGAGTCTGCCATCCCCAACCGCCTGGCCTACTATGCCGGTAAGAACTTGGCTGGTGTCCTCAGCGGTTCTACTGATGGTATCCGAGTCATATTTGGCAGTGCTGAAGGCCGGCGGCTGGTCCAGACTATGTACTGCGACTACGACTTCAACCGCATGCACTATGACCAGATGGCAGAGGTCATCACCCGGTTATCCAGCCGCCTGGCCCAGACCGGTGAAACTCTGAAGGTTCTTGAAATGGGTGGCGGCACCGGTGGTACGACAAACGTAATTGCTCCGTTACTGGCTTCCCTAGGCATTCCAGTTGAATATACATTCACTGACCTTTCGACGTCCATGGTGGCCAACGCACGCCGCAAGTTCGCTGCGCAGTATCCGTTTATGCGCTTCGCCGTACACGATATTGAGAAGCCACCAGCCGCAGAGCTCCTAGGACAGCATCTAGTCTTGGCCAGCAATGCTATCCATGCTACTCGCAGCTTGCTCGAGTCGGCGTCCAACGTGCACCAGGCCCTACGCCCTGATGGTTTCCTCATGATCCTCGAGATGACAGAGAGTCTGCCATTCGTTGATATTGTGTTTGGCCTGCTCGAGGGCTGGTGGCTCTTCAACGATGGTCGTACCCATGCCGTCGTTACCGCCGAGCACTGGGAGCGCGCTCTGCACGCCTCAGGCTTCGGTCATGTCGACTGGACTGATGGCGAGAGGCCTGAGAACGCCTTCCAAAAGGTCATCATTGCCTTGGCCTCCGGAGAGCCGGTAGCTCGTCTCCCGGCGTCTGTATCATCTGTAGAGGAAACTAAGGTGGTTGATAGAGGCGACGTGGCGGCCCgcgaggccgaagccgaacGCCTCGTAGCCTCTTATACAGCCGGTTGGGCCACGCCAGCCCTCGATTCCGCGGTCATCGATGCCTCtaccgcttcttctcctgccgTGGTCATCGTTACTGGCGCTACTGGCAGCCTCGGCGCCCACCTTGTGCAATCGCTTGCCGAACGCCAGGACGTCGCTACCGTTGTCTGTGTAAACCGTCAGTCTAGCGTCCCAGCCGATCAGCGCCAGGCCGAAGCATTCTTGTCAAGAGGTATTACATTATCGCCTTCTGCGCAGGAAAAGCTGCGCGTCTATGAGACCGACACCTCCAAGCCGCAGCTTGGGCTGCCTACTCAAGAATACACCCGGTTGGCCGCGAATGCCACCCATATTATACACAACGCCTGGCCCATGAGTGGTACACGACCACTCAAAGCTTTTGAGCCGCAGTTGCAAACCATGCGCAACCTGCTGGACCTGGCGCGAGAGATTGCTCTGGGAAATCCAAAGACTCGCATCGGCTTCCAGTTTGTGTCCTCTATTGGCGTGGTTGGCTATGCGGATACGTCCGCTGGGCCCCAGGTTCTTGAAGACCGCGTGTCAATCGCCGCTGTCATGCCCAGTGGCTACACCGAGGGCAAATGGGTATGCGAGCGCATGATAGACGAGACGTTGCACCGCTACCCAGGTCTGTTCCGCGCCACTGTCACCCGCCCAGGCCAAATCAGCGGCTCCAGTCGCAGTGGCTTCTGGAACCCAGTCGAGCACTTTGCTTTCTTGGTGAAGAGTGCCCAGGCTTTACGTGTTTGGCCCGACTTCAGTGGCCGTTTGCAGTGGTTGCCCGTTGACCGCAGCGCTGGTGTGGTTATAGACTTGCTACAACTGGAAAAGGGTGACGATGCAGCTTCCTATCCCGTCTACCATATTGACAACCCGGTTGGCCAGCCATGGGAGGAAATGTCGCCCGTGTTGGCAGCGGCCCTTGATATCCCTTCCCAGAACGTGATCCCTTATGCCGACTGGATCATGCGCGTGCGCCGCTCGCCGCTCCCCGCTGACGAGAATCCGGCTGTTCGCATCATTGACTTCCTCGACGGCCACTTTGAGCGCATGTCCTGCGGCGGCATAATCCTTGATACCCAGAAAGCTAAGGAGCACTCAGCCACGATGGCAGTCCAGGGAGCTGTGGGTGCTGATATCGCGAGAGCGTATGTAGCATCCTGGAAGGCTATGGGGTTTCTGAAATAG
- a CDS encoding major facilitator superfamily domain-containing protein: MADSKKSVEAGEVLTENNGDVEKYGSDGTTSGNEVADDESKYPSGAVLWSILAPVTIAYFLVFLDMCVVSTATPAITQRFNSLIDVGWYGGAYQLGSSALQPLTGKIYSHFNIKWSFLVFFFIFEVGSAICGAAVSSPMFIVGRAIAGAGSSGIGNGALTIISAVLPPRKQAQFLGINLGIGQLGIALGPIIGGSFTQNVTWRWCFYVNLPIGGALALLLLFVNIPETINKLPPRQVLGTAFKSLDLPGFFLISPAAVMFLLGLQYGGTLHPWNSSVVIGLLVGAGVTFIVFLVWEYYQGDNAMLPFAMIKKRIVWSAAANLFFLLGAILVAEYYLAIYFQTVLDNTPIMSGVHLLPTTLGLVLFTMLSGMFTEIFGYYLPWNLGGSAFAAIGYGLMSMIKPTTGSSKWLGYQVLYGVGSGAMSSAPYIAIQNLVPPPQIPIAMAIIIFCQNMGGAVFLVAANTIFTNGLRKELKKHINEIGVNPDIILSTGATTIRSIVSGDRLTAALKCYTTAISHVMYLGIGVSVATFAFGWGLGWVDIRKVKQLQAIKADPSPAAPESKENVDVADE, from the exons ATGGCTGACTCTAAAAAATCCGTGGAAGCGGGCGAAGTGCTAACGGAGAATAACGGCGATGTCGAAAAGTACGGATCCGATGGTACCACCTCCGGGAACGAGGTTGCGGACGACGAAAGCAAGTATCCCAGTGGCGCAGTCTTGTGGTCTATCCTCGCGCCTGTTACGATTGCATActttctcgtcttcctcgacaTGTGCGTTGTGTCCACTGCGACTCCCGCCATTACGCAGCGATTCAATTCTTTGATTGATGTGGGTTGGTATGGTGGCGCGTATCAGCTTGGGAGCTCTGCTCTCCAGCCGCTCACTGGCAAGATCTACAGCCACTTCAACATCAAG TGGTCATTCCTCGTattctttttcatcttcgAAGTTGGATCTGCTATTTGTGGAGCGGCTGTCTCGTCGCCAATGTTTATCGTCGGCAGAGCAATTGCTGGTGCCGGTTCGTCTGGTATTGGAAACGGTGCCTTGACCATCATCTCGGCTGTGTTACCTCCCAGGAAGCAAGCTCAGTTCCTGGGCATCAACTTGGGAATTGGACAGCTTGGTATTGCGCTGGGGCCCATCATTGGCGGCTCATTTACCCAAAATGTTACGTGGCGATGGT GCTTTTACGTCAACCTTCCCATTGGCGGTGCTCTggcccttcttctgctttttgTTAACATCCCCGAGACGATTAACAAGCTGCCCCCGAGACAAGTCCTCGGCACGGCCTTCAAATCTCTGGATCTTCCAGGCTTTTTCCTCATCAGCCCCGCGGCGGTCATGTTTTTGCTTGGATTGCAATATGGTGGCACCTTGCACCCATGGAACAGCTCTGTTGTCATTGGCCTTTTGGTCGGCGCGGGCGTCACATTtatcgtcttcctcgtctggGAATATTACCAAGGCGACAACGCCATGTTACCATTTGCCATGATCAAGAAGCGTATTGTCTGGTCTGCTGCAGCTAACCTGTTCTTCCTTCTCGGTGCAATTTTGGTGGCCGAATACTATCTCGCTATTTACTTCCAAACTGTGCTCGACAATACCCCCATCATGAGCGGTGTGCACCTGCTGCCAACGACTCTGGGATTAGTTCTTTTCACTATGCTTTCTGGAATGTTCA CTGAGATCTTTGGATATTACCTCCCTTGGAACTTGGGAGGGAGTGCCTTCGCCGCCATTGGTTATGGCCTCATGTCTATGATAAAGCCTACAACTGGGTCCTCAAAATGGCTTGGATACCAGGTCCTCTATGGTGTTGGCAGCGGTGCCATGAGCTCTGCT CCTTACATCGCTATTCAAAATCTTGTCCCACCTCCACAGATCCCTATTGCCATGGCCATTATAATCTTTTGTCAAAATATGGGAGGTGCCGTCTTCCTTGTTGctgccaacaccatcttcaccaatGGCTTGCGCAAAGAGCTCAAAAAGCACATCAACGAGATCGGCGTCAATCCAGATATAATTTTGAGTACCGGAGCCACTACCATCCGAAGCATTGTTTCCGGCGATAGACTCACAGCTGCGCTCAAGTGCTATACCACGGCAATTAGCCATGTGATGTATCTCGGTATCGGAGTCAGCGTCGCCACCTTTGCCTTTGGTTGGGGCTTGGGCTGGGTTGATATCCGAAAGgtgaagcagctgcaggccatTAAGGCAGATCCTTCCCCAGCTGCGCCggagagcaaagagaatgTGGATGTGGCCGATGAGTAA
- a CDS encoding FAD binding domain-containing protein: MANNNSTTVPSLEVAVVGGGVVGVMTALGLIRRGIKVTIYERSSNWHEISAGFAFTGVARECMQRLDPGILDVLSRISQKTDPNDSSTTYWNAYHPQTKQDAEDESKSLLFQLPGNKLAFWGCVRSQFLLGMVSLLPDGVARFGKQLVSYDDSDANGKVVLHFADGSTAEADVVLGCDGIHSTTRKTLLGAHHPATRPSYTHTVAYRTMVPIDAGIAALGEDKARRACMHCGPNANMMSYPVMNGTLLNVAFFAHESSEFPDPEKMTAPGTREELERVVVGWGPHLVELTKLFPDNMVKWGIFDMDENPAPTYARGRVCLAGDAAHASSPFQGVGACIGVEDALVLCEALATVQAGDNSGIDGGDHSQREIIEHALQTYSQARIDRGQWVVRSSREMGEIYQWRYGPTGRDAERSKLKLERASRTVWDYDVEKIVTEIRAAAA; the protein is encoded by the exons ATGGCGAATAACAACAGCACCACAGTGCCCTCTCTAGAGGTGGCCGTTGTAGGGGGTGGCGTCGTCGGTGTCATGACAGCGCTCGGTCTGATCCGCCGAGGCATCAAGGTAACTATCTACGAACGCTCGTCCAACTGGCATGAGATTAGCGCTGGCTTTGCATTTACCGGCGTGGCCCGGGAGTGCATGCAGCGTTTGGATCCCGGCATCCTCGATGTGCTGAGCCGCATCAGTCAGAAGACGGACCCCAACGACTCAAGCACAACCTACTGGAACGCCTACCACCCACAAACAAAGCAGGACGCCGAGGATGAGTCGAAGTCACTCCTCTTCCAGCTGCCGGGAAACAAGCTCGCCTTCTGGGGTTGCGTACGCTCGCAATTTCTCCTGGGCATGGTCAGTTTACTGCCTGATGGCGTAGCCAGGTTTGGGAAGCAGCTCGTGAGCTACGATGACAGCGACGCGAATGGCAAAGTTGTTTTGCATTTCGCAGACGGAAGCACCGCCGAGGCAGACGTCGTGCTTGGATGCGACGGCATCCATTCGACCACCCGAAAGACGCTCCTCGGCGCTCATCACCCAGCCACTCGGCCGAGCTACACTCACACGGTGGCCTACCGCACCATGGTGCCCATCGACGCCGGTATTGCCGCTCTCGGTGAGGACAAGGCAAGGAGAGCGTGTATGCACTGTGGTCCTAACGCCAACATGATGTCTTACCCT GTCATGAATGGAACACTTCTAAACGTTGCCTTTTTTGCCCACGAATCCTCAGAATTCCCTGACCCCGAGAAAATGACAGCTCCGGGCACACGAGAAGAGCTCGAGcgcgtcgtcgtcggctggGGTCCGCATCTCGTGGAACTTACCAAGCTCTTCCCTGACAACATGGTCAAGTGGGGGATTTTTGACATGGATGAGAACCCGGCACCAACATATGCACGTGGCCGTGTCTGTCTTGCCGGCGACGCTGCCCATGCCAGTAGTCCGTTCCAGGGCGTCGGAGCCTGCATCGGTGTCGAAGACGCTCTTGTGCTCTGCGAAGCTTTAGCTACGGTGCAGGCCGGTGACAACAGTGGTATTGATGGTGGTGATCATAGCCAGAGAGAGATCATTGAGCACGCACTGCAAACTTACAGCCAAGCAAGGATAGATCGTGGCCAATGGGTTGTGCGAAGTTCTCGTGAAATGGGCGAGATTTACCAGTGGCGATATGGCCCAACGGGGAGAGACGCCGAGAGGAGCAAATTGAAGCTTGAGCGAGCTTCCCGAACTGTGTGGGACTATGATGTTGAGAAGATAGTAACAGAGAtaagagctgcagcagcttaa